A genomic window from Gossypium hirsutum isolate 1008001.06 chromosome D10, Gossypium_hirsutum_v2.1, whole genome shotgun sequence includes:
- the LOC121222064 gene encoding uncharacterized protein, with translation MGQLATELRNRPQGALPNDKENPRNPGNEHCKALSLKSGKTLEPNTVKDEEEPADAQDSVEVQPSVEILVPPEPKSAKSDKYILVAVDYVFKWVEVEAYPTNNVKVVTKFLQKHVFTRFGTLRAIINDEGSHFVNKWLKWLLDKYGVKHKVPKTYHLQTNGQGELANKEIKGIIEKVVCPNR, from the exons ATGGGTCAGCTTGCCACTGAACTCAGAAACCGTCCACAAGGTGCTTTGCCTAATGATAAGGAGAATCCAAGAAATCCGGGGAATGAGCATTGTAAAGCATTGTCATTGAAGAGTGGAAAGACATTAGAGCCGAACACTGTCAAAGATGAAGAAGAGCcagctgatgctcaagactcaGTGGAAGTTCAgccgagtgttgaaattctagTTCCACCGGAACCAAAATCTGCAAAATCTGATAAG tacatattggtagcagTTGACTATGTGTTTAAGTGGGTTGAGGTCGAGGCATATCCAACGAACAATGTCAAGGTTGTGACGAAAtttttgcagaaacatgtgttcacaaggtttggaaccctaaGAGCTATCATCaatgatgaagggtcccattttgtgaacaaatggttgaaatggttacttgaCAAATatggagtgaagcacaaggttcCCAAAACTTACCATCTGCAGACGAATGGGCAAGGTGAACTAgcaaacaaagagatcaaaggcataaTCGAGAAGGTAGTTTGTCCGAACcgatga